The proteins below are encoded in one region of Sphingobacterium sp. R2:
- a CDS encoding bifunctional aconitate hydratase 2/2-methylisocitrate dehydratase, producing MSIYNDYVQEVVEREGQGLHPKPIDGAELLSEVIAQIKDLNNDNRADSLRLFIYNTLPGTTPAAGVKAQFLKEIILGESIVAEITPDFAFELLSHMKGGPSIAVLLDLALGDDVMIAKQAAEVLKTQVFLYDADTARLKDAYQQGNEVAKDILESYAKAEFFTKLPEVQEEIEVVTFIAGEGDISTDLLSPGNQAHSRSDRELHGKCMITPEAQQHIRELQAQHPGKSVMLIAEKGTMGVGSSRMSGVNNVALWTGKQASPYVPFVNIAPIVGGTNGISPIFLTTVDVTGGIGIDLKNWVKKVDEQGNVVRNEKDEPILEEAYSVATGTVLTINTKTKKLYHGERELIDISKALTPQKMEFIKAGGSYAIVFGKKIQTFAAETLGIQAPAVFAPSKEITIEGQGLTAVEKIFNKNAVGVTPGKVLHAGSDVRVKVNIVGSQDTTGLMTAQELEAMAATVISPTVDGAYQSGCHTASVWDKKAQANIPKLMKFMNDFGLITARDPQGVYHSMTDVIHKVLNDITIDEWAIIIGGDSHTRMSKGVAFGADSGTVALALATGEASMPIPESVKVTFKGSMKEHMDFRDVVHATQAQMLQQFAGENVFQGRIIEVHIGTLLADQAFTFTDWTAEMKAKASICISQDDTLIESLEIAKKRIQIMIDKGMENKNNVLHGLIEKANKRIEEIKTGVKPALAPDTNAKYYAEVVIDLDIIEEPMIADPDVNNADVSKRYTHDTIRDLSYYGGSKKVDLGFVGSCMVHKDDLKIVSKMLKNIEKQKGAVTFEAPLVVAAPTYNIIDELKAEGDWEFLQKYSGFEFSDALPKSTARTEYENIMYLERPGCNLCMGNQEKAAKGDTVMATSTRLFQGRVVEDRDGKKGESLLASTPVVVLSAILGRIPNIDEYKAAVEGINLTKFAPIPTK from the coding sequence ATGAGTATTTACAACGATTACGTACAAGAGGTTGTAGAACGAGAAGGCCAGGGGTTACATCCTAAGCCAATTGATGGAGCAGAATTACTAAGTGAAGTAATTGCTCAGATTAAGGATTTAAACAACGATAATAGAGCAGATTCTTTACGATTGTTTATTTATAATACACTGCCGGGTACAACTCCTGCAGCTGGCGTTAAAGCGCAATTTTTGAAGGAAATTATTTTAGGTGAATCTATTGTTGCTGAAATCACACCTGACTTTGCTTTTGAGTTATTGTCCCACATGAAGGGTGGACCTTCTATTGCAGTTTTATTAGATTTAGCTTTGGGTGATGATGTCATGATTGCTAAACAAGCTGCCGAAGTGCTTAAAACACAAGTTTTCTTATATGATGCTGATACAGCACGTTTGAAAGATGCTTATCAGCAAGGTAACGAAGTAGCTAAGGATATTTTGGAAAGCTATGCAAAAGCGGAGTTTTTTACGAAGCTACCAGAGGTGCAGGAAGAAATTGAAGTGGTTACTTTTATTGCGGGTGAGGGCGATATCTCGACAGATTTATTATCCCCGGGAAATCAAGCGCACTCACGTTCGGATCGTGAATTACATGGTAAATGTATGATCACACCTGAAGCGCAACAGCACATTCGTGAATTGCAGGCGCAACATCCAGGTAAAAGTGTCATGTTGATTGCTGAGAAAGGAACGATGGGTGTAGGCTCCTCTCGTATGTCGGGAGTAAATAATGTGGCACTTTGGACAGGTAAACAAGCAAGTCCTTATGTTCCTTTTGTGAATATTGCGCCGATTGTCGGTGGTACGAATGGTATTTCGCCAATTTTCTTGACAACGGTAGATGTGACTGGTGGTATTGGTATCGACTTGAAAAACTGGGTGAAGAAAGTGGATGAGCAGGGGAATGTTGTTCGTAACGAAAAAGACGAGCCCATTCTTGAAGAAGCTTACTCTGTTGCGACGGGAACTGTTTTAACTATTAATACAAAGACGAAGAAATTATATCATGGCGAGCGTGAGCTGATCGATATTTCGAAAGCTTTGACTCCCCAGAAAATGGAATTTATTAAAGCCGGCGGCTCTTATGCGATTGTTTTTGGTAAAAAGATACAAACATTTGCTGCAGAAACACTGGGCATTCAAGCGCCTGCGGTATTTGCTCCTTCAAAAGAGATTACTATTGAAGGGCAAGGCTTGACAGCAGTGGAGAAAATCTTCAACAAAAATGCGGTCGGTGTTACGCCTGGTAAGGTCTTACATGCGGGTTCTGATGTTCGCGTTAAAGTAAACATTGTTGGTTCTCAAGATACTACTGGTTTGATGACAGCACAGGAGTTGGAGGCTATGGCTGCAACAGTCATTTCGCCGACAGTGGATGGTGCTTATCAGTCGGGTTGTCATACCGCATCTGTATGGGATAAAAAAGCGCAAGCAAATATTCCCAAATTGATGAAATTTATGAATGACTTTGGATTAATTACTGCGCGTGACCCACAAGGCGTGTATCATTCCATGACTGATGTTATTCATAAAGTTTTAAACGATATCACTATCGACGAATGGGCCATCATTATTGGAGGGGACTCCCATACGCGGATGTCCAAAGGTGTCGCTTTTGGCGCTGACTCGGGCACCGTTGCATTAGCGTTGGCTACTGGAGAGGCTTCAATGCCAATTCCTGAGTCGGTAAAAGTTACCTTTAAAGGGAGTATGAAAGAGCATATGGATTTCCGTGATGTAGTTCACGCTACCCAAGCGCAGATGCTGCAGCAATTTGCTGGAGAGAACGTGTTCCAAGGTAGGATTATAGAGGTTCACATTGGTACGCTTTTGGCTGATCAGGCGTTTACCTTTACTGACTGGACAGCAGAAATGAAAGCGAAAGCTTCCATTTGTATTTCTCAAGATGACACGTTAATCGAATCTTTGGAGATCGCGAAAAAGCGTATTCAAATCATGATCGATAAAGGTATGGAAAACAAAAATAATGTTTTGCATGGCTTGATCGAAAAGGCAAATAAACGCATCGAGGAAATCAAAACAGGGGTTAAACCTGCATTAGCCCCGGATACGAATGCGAAATACTATGCTGAGGTGGTGATTGATTTGGATATCATTGAAGAGCCAATGATTGCTGACCCGGATGTAAATAATGCGGATGTTTCTAAACGCTATACACACGATACGATCCGCGATCTTTCTTACTACGGCGGAAGCAAAAAGGTAGACTTGGGTTTCGTAGGTTCATGTATGGTACACAAAGACGATTTGAAGATCGTTTCTAAAATGTTGAAGAACATTGAAAAACAAAAAGGCGCAGTTACTTTTGAGGCTCCTTTGGTAGTCGCAGCCCCAACGTATAATATTATTGATGAGTTGAAAGCAGAGGGCGATTGGGAATTCTTGCAAAAATACTCGGGATTTGAATTTAGCGATGCATTACCTAAAAGTACTGCACGTACAGAATATGAGAATATTATGTATTTAGAGCGCCCAGGTTGTAACCTCTGTATGGGTAACCAGGAAAAAGCGGCAAAAGGAGATACGGTCATGGCGACTTCAACACGTTTATTTCAAGGTCGTGTCGTAGAGGACAGAGACGGTAAGAAAGGAGAGTCTTTGTTGGCATCGACTCCTGTAGTTGTGTTATCAGCAATCTTGGGTCGTATTCCGAACATTGACGAATATAAAGCTGCTGTCGAAGGTATTAACTTGACAAAGTTTGCACCTATTCCAACAAAGTAG
- the rpe gene encoding ribulose-phosphate 3-epimerase, with protein MSTKSHLIAPSVLAADFAKLYDDIIMVNNSDADWFHIDIMDGVFVPNISFGFPVMQAIAKHATKPLDVHLMIVDPDRYLQVCKDSGAAVITVHYEACTHLHRTLSAIKELGCKAGVALNPHTPVALLKDVLADLDLVCIMSVNPGFGGQKFIKNTYAKVQELRAMAAGVNDGLLIEIDGGVTTANAAQLLKAGADVLVAGSFVFNATDPLETVKTLKDIDIHVETI; from the coding sequence ATGTCAACAAAATCACATCTCATTGCACCATCCGTCCTTGCTGCAGACTTTGCTAAATTATACGATGATATCATCATGGTAAACAACAGCGACGCAGATTGGTTTCACATTGATATTATGGACGGTGTTTTCGTTCCGAATATCTCTTTTGGATTTCCAGTTATGCAGGCTATTGCAAAACATGCGACTAAACCTTTGGATGTACATTTGATGATTGTTGATCCAGATCGTTATTTGCAAGTGTGTAAAGATTCAGGCGCAGCAGTCATTACTGTGCATTACGAGGCCTGTACGCATCTGCATCGTACGCTGTCTGCTATTAAAGAGTTGGGTTGTAAAGCCGGGGTTGCATTGAACCCACACACGCCGGTGGCTCTTTTGAAAGATGTGCTCGCGGATTTAGACTTGGTTTGCATCATGTCAGTCAATCCGGGATTTGGTGGTCAAAAATTCATTAAAAATACCTATGCCAAAGTGCAGGAGTTACGTGCGATGGCTGCGGGTGTGAACGATGGCCTGTTGATTGAAATTGACGGGGGAGTGACGACTGCAAATGCAGCGCAGCTATTGAAAGCAGGGGCAGATGTGCTGGTGGCCGGATCGTTTGTCTTTAATGCCACAGATCCTCTGGAAACGGTCAAGACATTGAAGGACATCGATATACATGTAGAAACGATATAA
- a CDS encoding MBL fold metallo-hydrolase, which yields MKLYAIETGFFKLDGGAMFGVVPKSIWNKTNPADSNNMCTWGNRLLLIEDSNRLMLVDTGLGDKQNEKFFSYYYLHGDATLDRSLKNIGFHRNDITDVILTHLHFDHCGGAIAREGDQLVPAFENAHFWSNADHWSWATNPNAREKASFLKENILPIQESGQLKFVEDVQNPFGSDISMRYANGHTESMMLPQVQYKGKTILYMADLLPSVGHIPIPYVMGYDVRPLVTMEERHSYWNEIVDNDYILFFEHDSVHECCTLQRTEKGIRVKEIFKLDEI from the coding sequence ATGAAATTATATGCTATAGAAACGGGATTCTTTAAACTCGATGGTGGGGCTATGTTTGGTGTGGTCCCTAAAAGCATCTGGAACAAGACAAACCCGGCAGATTCCAACAATATGTGTACCTGGGGAAATCGTCTGCTGCTCATTGAGGATAGCAATCGATTAATGTTGGTGGACACGGGCCTTGGAGACAAGCAAAATGAAAAATTCTTTAGCTATTATTATCTTCATGGTGATGCAACATTAGACAGATCATTAAAAAATATTGGATTTCACCGAAATGACATCACCGATGTTATTCTAACCCACCTACATTTCGATCATTGTGGTGGTGCCATAGCGCGAGAAGGTGATCAACTTGTTCCGGCCTTTGAAAACGCTCATTTTTGGAGTAATGCAGACCATTGGTCTTGGGCAACTAACCCCAACGCCCGGGAGAAGGCTTCTTTTCTAAAAGAAAATATTCTTCCGATACAAGAGAGCGGACAATTAAAGTTTGTTGAAGATGTACAAAATCCATTCGGAAGCGATATCAGCATGCGCTATGCAAATGGCCACACAGAATCCATGATGTTACCACAGGTTCAATACAAAGGAAAGACGATACTGTATATGGCTGATTTGCTCCCTTCGGTAGGCCATATACCAATTCCCTACGTGATGGGATATGATGTACGTCCTTTAGTTACTATGGAAGAACGTCACAGCTACTGGAACGAAATAGTAGACAACGACTACATCCTGTTTTTTGAACACGATTCAGTTCACGAATGCTGCACACTACAACGTACCGAGAAAGGCATACGGGTAAAAGAGATCTTTAAGTTGGATGAAATTTAA
- a CDS encoding aconitate hydratase, translating to MAFDIDMIKKVYSRYDERIAAARQVVNKPLTLSEKILYAHLWDGNATEDYTRGVSYVDFAPDRVAMQDATAQMALLQFMQAGRPKVAVPSTVHCDHLIQAKEGADKDLARAKNESSEVFNFLSSVSNKYGIGFWKPGAGIIHQVVLENYAFPGGMMIGTDSHTVNAGGLGMVAIGVGGADACDVMAGLPWELKFPKLIGVKLTGKLSGWAAAKDVILKVAGILTVKGGTGAIVEYFGEGAESLSCTGKGTICNMGAEIGATTSTFGYDESMERYLRATGRAEVADAANAIKQHLTADAEVYANPEQYFDQLIEINLSELEPSLNGPFTPDLYTPVSRMREEAERNGWPLKVEWGLIGSCTNSSYEDLSRAASIAKQAVDKGLITKAEFGINPGSEQVRFTADRDGLLKTFEDLNATIFTNACGPCIGMWDRVGADKQEKNTIVHSFNRNFAKRADGNPNTYAFVASPELVAAIAISGDLGFNPVTDTLTNSKGEQVKLDPPVGDELPTKGFAVDDPGYQAPAVDGSSVVVDVAPTSDRLQLLQPFAAWEGTDLKGLKLLIKAKGKCTTDHISMAGPWLKYRGHLDNISNNMLIGAVNFFNEKTDNVKNQLTGEYGPVPATQRDYKAQGIGSIVVGDENYGEGSSREHAAMEPRHLGVRAVLVKSFARIHETNLKKQGMLGLTFANKDDYDKIQENDTIDIIGLTEFAPGKPLTLVLHHDDGTQEQILANHTYNAQQIEWFKAGGALNIIRKNQAQ from the coding sequence ATGGCTTTTGATATTGATATGATTAAAAAGGTCTATAGCCGTTATGACGAGCGCATTGCTGCTGCTCGTCAGGTGGTTAATAAACCTTTGACTTTATCTGAGAAAATATTGTATGCACACCTTTGGGATGGCAATGCTACTGAGGATTATACGCGTGGCGTTTCATACGTCGACTTCGCACCAGACCGTGTGGCTATGCAGGACGCTACTGCTCAGATGGCATTATTGCAATTTATGCAAGCTGGACGTCCAAAAGTTGCAGTTCCTTCTACCGTTCACTGTGATCACTTGATTCAGGCGAAAGAAGGAGCAGACAAAGATTTAGCGCGAGCTAAAAACGAAAGCTCTGAAGTATTTAACTTTTTGAGTTCTGTGTCCAATAAGTATGGTATCGGTTTCTGGAAACCTGGCGCTGGTATTATTCACCAAGTCGTTTTGGAGAACTATGCGTTTCCAGGCGGAATGATGATCGGTACAGACTCACATACGGTAAATGCCGGTGGATTGGGTATGGTTGCTATTGGTGTTGGCGGGGCTGATGCCTGTGATGTAATGGCTGGATTACCTTGGGAGCTGAAATTCCCGAAATTAATCGGTGTTAAATTGACTGGTAAGTTAAGCGGATGGGCTGCCGCGAAAGACGTTATCCTTAAAGTTGCTGGTATCTTGACCGTCAAAGGGGGAACTGGAGCGATTGTGGAATATTTTGGCGAGGGAGCAGAGTCGCTATCTTGTACAGGTAAGGGAACCATTTGTAACATGGGCGCTGAAATTGGCGCGACAACGTCGACTTTTGGTTATGATGAATCCATGGAGCGCTATCTACGTGCTACAGGACGTGCTGAAGTCGCCGACGCGGCAAATGCGATTAAACAACATTTGACTGCGGACGCGGAAGTTTATGCTAACCCAGAACAGTATTTTGATCAGCTTATTGAGATTAATCTATCCGAATTAGAACCATCTCTTAATGGTCCTTTTACACCGGACTTGTATACGCCAGTGTCTCGGATGCGCGAAGAGGCTGAAAGAAATGGCTGGCCTTTAAAAGTTGAATGGGGATTGATCGGTTCATGTACAAACTCGTCCTATGAAGATTTGTCACGTGCTGCCTCTATAGCAAAACAAGCGGTGGATAAAGGTTTAATTACTAAAGCTGAATTTGGTATAAATCCGGGGTCAGAGCAAGTTCGTTTTACAGCTGATCGTGATGGTTTGCTGAAAACATTTGAAGACCTTAATGCAACGATATTTACGAATGCCTGTGGTCCATGTATTGGTATGTGGGATCGTGTAGGCGCTGATAAACAAGAGAAAAATACCATCGTTCATTCATTCAATCGTAACTTTGCGAAACGTGCAGATGGTAATCCGAACACCTATGCATTTGTGGCTTCTCCGGAATTGGTGGCGGCAATTGCGATTTCTGGTGATCTGGGCTTCAATCCAGTTACTGATACGTTGACGAATAGTAAAGGTGAGCAAGTAAAATTGGATCCACCGGTAGGGGACGAATTACCTACTAAAGGATTTGCGGTAGATGATCCGGGTTACCAAGCACCCGCTGTTGACGGTAGTTCCGTCGTCGTTGATGTGGCGCCTACCTCTGACCGTCTTCAATTGTTGCAGCCTTTCGCAGCTTGGGAAGGTACTGATTTGAAGGGTTTGAAATTATTGATCAAAGCAAAAGGTAAATGTACGACAGACCATATTTCAATGGCTGGCCCTTGGTTGAAATACCGTGGTCATTTGGATAACATCTCCAATAACATGTTGATCGGTGCGGTGAACTTCTTCAATGAGAAAACAGATAACGTTAAAAATCAATTGACAGGCGAGTATGGCCCTGTGCCAGCAACACAACGTGACTATAAAGCACAGGGTATTGGTTCAATTGTCGTTGGTGACGAAAACTATGGAGAAGGTTCATCCCGTGAGCATGCTGCAATGGAGCCTCGTCATTTGGGTGTTCGCGCAGTATTGGTGAAGTCTTTCGCCCGTATTCACGAGACAAATCTGAAAAAGCAAGGAATGTTGGGATTGACTTTTGCAAATAAGGATGATTACGATAAAATTCAGGAGAACGATACGATCGATATTATCGGTTTAACTGAATTTGCTCCAGGTAAGCCCTTAACGCTGGTATTGCACCACGATGATGGAACACAAGAGCAGATCTTGGCAAATCATACGTACAATGCGCAACAGATTGAGTGGTTTAAAGCTGGTGGTGCCTTAAATATAATTCGCAAAAATCAAGCACAATAG
- a CDS encoding transposase has translation MDNYPVSAHLVGLFFQMDGKQLQDQYKNYLSDFQSWDQKSHAEQWTLFTDNISEKLSIDETSFSNGELYTIVSNKAAKGKKGTILATIKGTKAEDIINVLERIPLRLRNKVKEVTMDMAPNMAKAIQRCFRNARRVIDRFHVQKLAYDAVQELRIKYRWEVLDEESYKITQARKQGESYEPEILSNGDTLKQLLARSRHLLFKHPSRWSESQKYRAELLFLRFPLLKSV, from the coding sequence TTGGATAACTATCCTGTAAGTGCCCACTTGGTAGGGTTATTCTTCCAGATGGACGGCAAGCAATTACAAGATCAATACAAGAATTATCTGAGCGATTTTCAGTCTTGGGATCAGAAATCTCACGCAGAGCAATGGACACTTTTTACAGATAATATAAGCGAAAAACTTAGTATTGATGAAACGAGCTTCAGTAACGGCGAACTTTATACTATTGTGAGTAATAAAGCGGCTAAAGGCAAAAAAGGAACTATTTTAGCTACCATCAAAGGAACTAAAGCTGAAGATATTATTAACGTTTTAGAACGTATTCCTTTAAGATTGAGGAATAAAGTAAAGGAAGTGACCATGGACATGGCACCCAATATGGCTAAAGCTATCCAGCGATGCTTTAGAAATGCTAGACGAGTAATAGATAGATTTCATGTACAAAAACTAGCCTACGATGCTGTACAGGAGTTACGGATCAAATATCGCTGGGAGGTCTTAGATGAAGAAAGTTATAAGATAACACAAGCTCGTAAGCAAGGAGAGTCTTATGAGCCAGAAATACTTTCAAACGGAGATACCTTGAAACAATTACTTGCAAGATCTAGGCATCTACTATTCAAACATCCTTCTAGATGGTCTGAAAGTCAAAAATATCGAGCAGAGCTGCTTTTCTTGCGGTTTCCATTATTAAAAAGCGTATGA
- a CDS encoding HDIG domain-containing metalloprotein — MGRLKIKYRRELNTTENLVRKIGLILITIFLICIFLPKQPRFRYEFQKGKVWNHENLISPYNFAILKTQEELNADKKSILNTIQPIYNANTTTSKEQIDQFNTDLAEKWQSSKLDTTHENIADYRNAGNAILNHLYSKGILSLNNRFQNRSNDKSPASKHYNFTLIQDKVASQKNTADCYTIESSYSYMDDIMPKLTKIKQKSWLSETLKNYITINYIYNDQQTETLEQNAIANISATRGVVQKGELIAEKDKIISNETYQKLESLRKVYEDEGKISGNQNYVTLGQFLIISLALSILMVFLFLFRKDIYFNNRLLVIIMIVIIGMLAVLSWAIKIKIPNLYYIPFCAVPIIIRILFDTRVALNIHLLMVLLAGLFVPNSFEFVFLQFMAGIVAIYSIKTLVKREQLFISSAIILGTYWIAYIGLVVTRNGSIDTIYWSDLLPFFVSVLITLLAYPMIYAFEKLFGIVSDLTLMELTNSNSKLLRELSFKAPGTFQHSLQVANLAEAAIYKIGGNPLLVRAGALYHDIGKLTNPQFFIENQKTEKNPHDELSPEQSAQIIISHVIKGVDIAKKHQLPDVILDFIRTHHGTTRVDYFYNLFVKNNPDKLVDESLFTYPGPIPFSKETAVLMMADSVEAASRALKEPSEESINNLVDKIIEHKLMGGQFNNSNITLKDITESAVIFKAMLKSIYHVRVDYDLSKKTMQF, encoded by the coding sequence GTGGGAAGACTAAAAATAAAATACAGAAGAGAATTAAATACAACGGAAAACCTTGTCCGCAAAATTGGATTAATACTTATTACCATCTTTTTGATCTGTATATTTCTTCCCAAACAACCCCGTTTCCGCTATGAATTTCAAAAAGGTAAAGTATGGAACCACGAAAATCTAATATCGCCTTACAATTTTGCCATATTAAAAACGCAAGAAGAATTGAATGCGGACAAGAAAAGCATCTTAAATACCATTCAGCCTATCTACAATGCCAATACAACCACCAGTAAAGAGCAAATTGATCAATTCAACACCGATCTGGCGGAAAAGTGGCAGAGCAGCAAATTAGATACTACACATGAAAATATAGCGGATTATAGAAATGCCGGTAACGCCATCCTAAATCATCTGTATAGCAAAGGTATCCTATCCTTGAACAATAGATTTCAAAACCGTAGCAACGACAAATCCCCAGCCTCTAAGCATTATAATTTTACGCTCATTCAAGACAAAGTTGCCAGCCAAAAAAATACGGCCGACTGCTATACGATCGAAAGCTCTTACAGTTATATGGACGACATTATGCCCAAACTGACCAAAATAAAGCAGAAGAGCTGGCTGTCGGAAACACTAAAAAACTATATTACCATTAACTACATTTATAATGATCAGCAGACAGAGACCTTGGAACAAAACGCAATTGCCAACATATCAGCTACGCGTGGCGTTGTCCAAAAAGGGGAACTCATAGCCGAAAAAGATAAAATAATTTCCAATGAAACCTACCAAAAGCTTGAATCACTACGTAAGGTATATGAAGATGAAGGCAAGATCAGCGGCAACCAAAATTATGTGACTTTAGGTCAATTTTTGATTATTTCGCTGGCACTTTCTATTTTGATGGTGTTTCTTTTTCTGTTTCGAAAAGACATCTACTTTAATAACAGACTGCTCGTCATTATCATGATCGTCATCATCGGTATGCTTGCCGTGTTATCTTGGGCCATTAAAATCAAAATACCTAACCTTTATTATATACCGTTTTGTGCTGTCCCCATTATCATTCGTATATTATTTGACACACGTGTGGCGCTCAATATCCATCTATTGATGGTCTTATTAGCAGGATTATTCGTCCCAAATAGCTTTGAGTTTGTTTTTCTACAATTTATGGCGGGTATAGTTGCGATCTATAGTATCAAAACATTGGTTAAAAGAGAGCAATTGTTTATTTCATCGGCAATCATTCTGGGAACGTACTGGATTGCCTATATTGGATTGGTGGTGACCAGAAATGGTTCCATTGACACGATCTATTGGTCCGACCTCCTTCCATTCTTCGTCAGCGTATTGATTACGCTCCTTGCCTACCCCATGATTTATGCCTTCGAAAAATTGTTTGGTATCGTATCTGACCTTACGCTCATGGAGCTTACTAACAGTAATTCCAAATTATTGCGTGAACTCTCATTTAAAGCTCCAGGCACCTTTCAGCACTCTTTACAGGTGGCTAATCTTGCGGAAGCGGCGATTTATAAAATTGGTGGAAATCCACTATTGGTACGTGCTGGAGCACTCTATCATGATATCGGCAAACTGACTAATCCTCAATTTTTCATCGAGAATCAAAAGACAGAAAAGAATCCTCACGATGAGCTATCCCCTGAACAAAGCGCACAGATTATTATTTCGCACGTCATAAAGGGTGTTGATATTGCTAAAAAACATCAATTGCCGGACGTTATCCTTGATTTTATCCGCACGCATCATGGTACTACCCGTGTAGATTATTTTTATAACCTTTTCGTGAAGAACAATCCGGATAAATTGGTTGACGAGTCGTTATTTACCTATCCAGGCCCCATTCCTTTTTCAAAGGAAACAGCAGTGCTCATGATGGCAGACTCAGTCGAAGCTGCGTCCCGCGCGTTAAAAGAGCCATCCGAAGAGTCTATCAATAATCTTGTCGATAAGATTATTGAACACAAATTGATGGGTGGGCAATTCAACAATAGCAACATTACCTTAAAAGATATCACTGAATCTGCGGTTATTTTTAAGGCCATGCTCAAAAGTATCTATCATGTTCGGGTGGATTACGATTTAAGCAAAAAAACGATGCAATTTTAA
- a CDS encoding transposase produces the protein MSLALGNIFHKSKSKEGAFTKLALWHNQVENAGIQSFESVARSIAAHHANILHYFDNKSTNASAESFNAKLKSFRAIFRGVRDTTFFLYRVMKLYA, from the coding sequence TTGAGTCTAGCATTAGGTAACATCTTCCATAAATCTAAGAGTAAAGAAGGTGCTTTTACTAAACTAGCGTTGTGGCATAATCAGGTAGAAAACGCTGGAATACAGTCTTTCGAAAGTGTAGCAAGATCTATTGCGGCACACCACGCAAATATCCTTCACTATTTTGATAATAAGAGTACGAATGCTTCTGCAGAATCTTTCAACGCTAAATTAAAATCTTTTAGAGCCATATTCAGAGGGGTTAGAGATACTACATTCTTCCTATACCGAGTAATGAAATTATATGCTTAA